A single region of the Anticarsia gemmatalis isolate Benzon Research Colony breed Stoneville strain chromosome 19, ilAntGemm2 primary, whole genome shotgun sequence genome encodes:
- the LOC142980973 gene encoding uncharacterized protein LOC142980973, whose product MRRLIINCLLLATIVAAESNEREKRHIGFIKNLISSVLFGGSSTRDIPPPPVLQQDTEYELYRVPGFEDVLVRAKPTLIERTVVRRPEEVIKINPLEAYIGTNNPQETVVAFQNVNNLLSTEIVNRQESGLIRETMVPIVSSLGNYVVEEEIVAAPVIEEIVQPVIPEVVKPYETDVKIELPYKPNYSYKQIERNLPVMTYTARNNPDVVVRQRIDLASSLPMCVKQRIDGVVSLGANPQQIHQSGVGRYAHLIEQFSHNSNEPIKVTVLHNNEQEDTKKKEVRPLPLKHSHDENKEGKPVSTPKDNAHDAKGISEETIKISQTLWPMPPQYISATTSELNKPKVNDQDTKTNVKTSDNNVKTNNVNENIVNAADHVSKDGTVSHYVYKQVTHDKPNVVSLARQKDTADTASTNSPLDSSYVYVPPVINTEPPKQVTVTASPFVNKPNTGNVGKHKENPLLQRERENFRNNPIVVTEGNYIYSINKNDGNILSVRKNENAGAVVNKSQSGRGDIPGQ is encoded by the exons ATGCGTCGGTTAATTATAAAT TGTCTGCTTCTGGCAACCATCGTGGCAGCGGAATCAAACGAACGAGAAAAACGGCACATCGGCTTCATCAAGAATCTAATCAGCTCCGTACTCTTCGGAGGCAGTAGCACAAGAGACATACCACCTCCCCCTGTTTTACAACAAGACACTGAATACGAACTTTACAGAGTTCCTGGCTTCGAAGATGTGTTAGTCCGAGCCAAACCAACACTTATCGAAAGAACTGTAGTACGTCGACCCgaagaagtaattaaaatcaatcCATTAGAAGCGTATATCGGAACAAATAATCCTCAAGAAACAGTAGTTGCTTTTCAAAATGTGAACAACTTACTTTCAACCGAAATAGTGAACCGGCAAGAGAGTGGCCTGATCAGAGAGACAATGGTACCTATTGTTTCGAGTTTAGGCAACTATGTGGTTGAAGAAGAAATCGTTGCGGCTCCAGTTATTGAAGAAATTGTGCAGCCTGTTATACCAGAAGTGGTGAAACCTTACGAAACTGATGTGAAGATTGAACTGCCGTATAAACCGAATTATTCTTACAAACAAATAGAGAGGAATTTACCGGTCATGACGTATACAGCTCGGAACAATCCCGACGTTGTGGTAAGACAAAGAATAGACTTAGCTTCTAGTCTACCAATGTGTGTGAAACAAAGGATCGATGGAGTAGTTTCTTTAGGTGCAAATCCTCAACAAATACATCAATCTGGTGTTGGAAGATATGCTCATTTGATTGAACAATTTTCTCACAATTCTAATGAGCCGATTAAAGTGACAGTACTTCATAATAACGAGCAAGAGGATACTAAAAAGAAAGAAGTAAGACCATTACCTTTAAAGCATTCACATGACGAAAATAAAGAAGGGAAACCCGTTTCAACACCAAAGGACAATGCACATGATGCCAAAGGAATCTCGGAAGAAACGATTAAAATATCACAAACTTTATGGCCGATGCCTCCGCAATACATTTCAGCAACAACTTCAGAACTTAATAAACCTAAAGTAAACGATCAAGATActaaaacaaatgttaaaaCATCGGACAATAATGTCAAAACGAACAATGTAAATGAGAATATTGTAAACGCAGCAGACCATGTTTCTAAAGACGGCACTGTCTCGCATTATGTGTATAAGCAAGTTACTCATGACAAACCAAATGTAGTCAGTCTTGCTAGACAAAAAGATACGGCGGACACAGCCAGTACTAATTCACCGTTAGATAGTAGCTACGTCTACGTCCCACCAGTTATAAACACCGAACCACCAAAACAAGTGACGGTAACTGCTAGTCCTTTTGTCAACAAACCTAATACTGGAAATGTTGgaaaacataaagaaaatcCGTTATTGCAGAGGGAAAGGGAGAATTTTAGAAATAACCCTATTGTAGTCACAGAAGGGAACTATATTTACAGTATCAATAAAAACGATGGGAATATTTTAAGTGTTAGAAAGAATGAAAATGCAGGAGCAGTAGTTAATAAGTCTCAGTCTGGAAGAGGGGATATTCCTGgtcaataa
- the LOC142980974 gene encoding protein Fer3-like — protein MSYGSETPHVWSSSAGSEVSPYGPLWDAPPAPVPYPDILAFPPADLVWSAAGCGRGGGRAPPGGKKPRRRVASVAQRRAANIRERRRMFNLNEAFDKLRRKVPTFAYEKRLSRIETLRLAITYISFMCELLHGSPQPHHPPHGSLHPPRHVFDAEVPWCA, from the exons ATGTCCTACGGCAGCGAGACGCCGCACGTTTGGAGCAGCTCAGCA GGTAGCGAGGTGTCGCCGTACGGGCCGCTGTGGGACGCTCCGCCGGCACCAGTGCCTTATCCAGACATCCTGGCCTTCCCGCCAGCCGACCTGG TGTGGTCGGCGGCGGGCTGCGGGCGTGGTGGTGGCCGCGCCCCGCCCGGCGGCAAGAAGCCTCGGCGAAGAgtggcctccgtggcgcagcgcCGCGCCGCGAACATCCGCGAGCGACGGAGAATGTTCAACCTCAATGAAGCCTTCGATAAACTGCGTAGAAAG GTACCAACATTTGCATACGAGAAGCGTCTCTCCCGCATCGAGACGCTGAGACTAGCCATCACGTACATCAGCTTCATGTGTGAACTGCTCCACGGGTCCCCGCAGCCACATCACCCACCACACGGCTCTCTCCATCCTCCAAGACATGTCTTTGATGCCGAAGTGCCGTGGTGTGCTTAG